In one Verrucomicrobiia bacterium genomic region, the following are encoded:
- a CDS encoding NADH-quinone oxidoreductase subunit I produces the protein MAIKTKIMQRPKMTFWEQIYLPEIIKGVWITSGHFWKNMFFHTMHTLGLFKAVRAAVTIMYPEERRAAALRSRTRHRLTKRADGSTRCVACMMCETVCPARCITIVAEEHPDPTIEKRPASFDIDLGKCVYCGFCVEACPEDAIRMDTKIVDTSAYSREGMKLDIVELLNPNPNYTRVVSSK, from the coding sequence ATGGCAATCAAGACCAAAATCATGCAGCGCCCGAAAATGACTTTTTGGGAACAGATCTACCTTCCTGAAATCATTAAAGGCGTGTGGATCACCTCCGGCCACTTCTGGAAGAACATGTTCTTCCATACGATGCACACCCTGGGCCTGTTCAAGGCCGTCAGGGCTGCGGTCACGATTATGTATCCCGAAGAGCGCCGCGCCGCGGCCCTTCGTTCCCGGACCCGCCACCGCCTCACCAAGCGGGCGGACGGTTCCACCCGCTGCGTGGCCTGCATGATGTGCGAAACCGTGTGCCCGGCCCGCTGCATCACGATCGTGGCCGAAGAGCATCCGGACCCCACCATCGAAAAGCGCCCCGCCAGCTTCGACATCGACCTCGGCAAATGCGTTTACTGCGGCTTTTGCGTGGAGGCCTGCCCCGAAGACGCGATCCGCATGGACACCAAGATCGTGGACACGTCCGCCTACAGCCGCGAAGGCATGAAACTCGACATCGTCGAGCTGCTCAATCCCAACCCGAATTACACCCGCGTCGTTTCCAGCAAGTAA
- a CDS encoding NADH-quinone oxidoreductase subunit N gives MNLSLLMPEFTALGVLLALLVGEMFCKDFSSRLSAKVSLAGCFLVLAVIILNAKARGTAFDGVFTVTPLAIFFKVFFVTALMPVILMAQEFFPAKVKHPGELFLILWCTLIGSFFLSSANDLLVLFIALEIVTLSFYIMAAYIRKELISIESGLKYLIIGSLASAFLIYGISLLYVATGTTSIDGVRLAVAAAPGSALFKLCLVFVLAGIGFKVASVPFQLWVPDVYEGAPSPVVAYLSTGSKAAGFVLALRLLFSVFPSLEHERTLLISLLAALTILYGNLGALMQGNIKRLFGYSSIGHAGYILIGIAAGGVEGVRAVLFYILAYGLTNLAAFYVITLVGKTLKSDRIESYRGLSHRSPFLAAIMFLALLSLAGVPPLAGFFGKFLVLLAAVNHDLKWLALVGALAVAISLFYYLSLVRKMYLEESVQTSPILVPLPARITLGILAAAIILVGLFQGPALSFAAWAAQSLF, from the coding sequence ATGAACCTTTCCTTATTAATGCCCGAATTCACGGCCCTGGGCGTCCTTCTCGCGCTGCTCGTCGGCGAAATGTTCTGCAAGGATTTTTCAAGCCGCCTTTCCGCCAAAGTTTCCCTGGCCGGCTGCTTCCTGGTGCTCGCGGTCATTATCCTGAACGCCAAGGCGCGCGGAACCGCGTTTGACGGCGTTTTTACGGTGACGCCGCTCGCGATTTTCTTCAAAGTCTTCTTCGTGACGGCGCTCATGCCCGTCATCCTCATGGCCCAGGAATTTTTCCCGGCCAAGGTCAAGCATCCGGGTGAGCTGTTCCTGATCCTCTGGTGCACGCTCATCGGTTCGTTCTTCCTTTCCTCGGCCAATGACCTGCTCGTTCTCTTCATCGCCCTGGAAATTGTGACGCTGTCCTTTTACATCATGGCCGCCTACATCCGCAAAGAACTCATCTCGATCGAGTCGGGCTTGAAATACCTGATCATCGGCTCCCTGGCCTCGGCCTTCCTGATCTACGGCATCAGCCTTCTCTACGTGGCGACCGGCACGACGTCCATCGACGGCGTGCGCCTGGCCGTGGCCGCCGCGCCCGGAAGCGCGCTCTTCAAGCTGTGCCTGGTCTTCGTGCTCGCGGGCATCGGCTTCAAGGTTGCGTCCGTGCCGTTCCAGCTGTGGGTCCCGGACGTTTACGAAGGCGCGCCTTCTCCGGTGGTAGCGTATCTTTCCACGGGCTCCAAGGCTGCCGGTTTTGTTCTCGCGCTGCGGCTTCTCTTCTCCGTTTTTCCGTCTCTGGAACACGAAAGAACGCTCCTCATTTCCCTGCTGGCCGCGCTGACGATCCTCTACGGCAATCTCGGCGCACTGATGCAGGGCAACATCAAGCGCCTCTTCGGCTACTCGAGCATCGGGCATGCGGGTTACATCCTGATCGGCATTGCGGCGGGCGGCGTCGAAGGGGTTCGCGCTGTTCTGTTTTACATTCTTGCGTATGGATTGACGAACCTCGCGGCCTTCTACGTGATCACGCTGGTGGGCAAGACGCTGAAAAGCGACCGCATTGAATCCTACCGCGGCCTGTCGCACCGCTCGCCGTTTCTCGCGGCGATCATGTTTCTCGCGCTGCTGTCGCTGGCGGGCGTTCCTCCGCTCGCGGGTTTCTTCGGCAAGTTCCTGGTGCTGCTCGCGGCCGTGAACCATGATCTGAAATGGCTCGCGCTTGTCGGCGCCCTGGCCGTCGCCATCTCCCTTTTTTATTACCTCAGCCTGGTTCGGAAAATGTACCTCGAAGAATCCGTCCAGACCTCTCCCATTCTTGTCCCGCTTCCGGCGCGGATCACTCTCGGCATTCTCGCCGCCGCCATCATCCTCGTCGGCCTTTTCCAGGGCCCGGCGCTTTCCTTCGCGGCCTGGGCCGCGCAGTCGCTCTTCTAA
- a CDS encoding SDR family oxidoreductase, with amino-acid sequence MSLSTMRKNQTALVTGASYGIGLEFARIFAREGFDLVLVARSSEKLEEIAAEVRKVYGSQVRNIVKDLSAPGAAHELFQEVQRAGLAVDVLVNNAGVGTHGFFLETSRDKELAMLRLNIEALTDLCKLFLPAMARKKSGKILNVASTAAFQPGPLMAVYYASKAYVLSFSEALSHELAGTGVTVTCLCPGPTRSEFQKTAGIGHVKLFTYAAMKAAPVAEAGYRGLMRGKRLVIPGLLNKIMAFSVRLTPRWLVPAIVRYLQEERRKHRQETAV; translated from the coding sequence ATGTCTTTGTCTACAATGCGTAAAAATCAGACCGCGCTCGTAACGGGCGCTTCTTACGGCATCGGCCTCGAATTCGCCCGGATTTTCGCCCGCGAAGGGTTTGACCTCGTGCTCGTGGCCCGGTCTTCGGAAAAACTCGAGGAAATCGCCGCTGAAGTCCGCAAGGTTTATGGCAGCCAGGTCCGCAATATCGTCAAGGACCTCAGCGCGCCCGGCGCGGCGCATGAGCTTTTTCAGGAGGTCCAGCGCGCGGGCTTGGCCGTCGACGTGCTCGTCAATAATGCGGGCGTGGGAACGCATGGATTTTTTCTGGAAACCTCGCGGGACAAAGAACTGGCCATGCTTCGGCTGAACATCGAGGCGCTGACCGATCTCTGCAAGCTGTTTCTTCCGGCCATGGCCCGGAAAAAGTCCGGCAAAATCCTGAATGTGGCGTCGACGGCCGCATTCCAGCCCGGGCCGCTCATGGCCGTTTACTACGCGAGTAAGGCGTACGTGCTTTCTTTTTCGGAAGCGCTGTCGCACGAACTGGCCGGAACCGGAGTCACCGTGACCTGCCTTTGCCCTGGCCCTACGCGCTCGGAATTCCAGAAGACCGCGGGGATTGGCCACGTGAAGCTCTTCACTTACGCCGCCATGAAAGCGGCGCCCGTCGCCGAAGCGGGTTACCGCGGCCTGATGCGGGGAAAAAGATTGGTGATTCCGGGGCTGCTCAATAAAATCATGGCCTTTTCCGTGAGATTGACGCCGCGCTGGCTTGTGCCCGCCATTGTCCGCTACCTTCAGGAAGAACGCCGCAAGCACAGGCAAGAAACGGCTGTTTAA